In Lolium rigidum isolate FL_2022 chromosome 3, APGP_CSIRO_Lrig_0.1, whole genome shotgun sequence, the genomic window CTTCCTCAGCTGGCTCGGCACCTTCaagctcttcctcctcgccgccggccggGGCCCCCTGGACCCGTCGCTCCCTCTCCCCCAGTTCGTCTGCTCCGCCTCTCTACCCGTCAAGCTCCGGCAGTCCACCTCCTCCGGCAAAGCAAAGAAGCAAGACCCCGCTTCGGCGGCCACAAAGAtcctcctctccggcggcctcatCCCCTTCATCTTGTACGCGTTCCAGTTCAGGGAGGTGATGAGCCGGTGGCAGCTCCTCCTCCTGTACACCACGCTGATCTACTTCGCCGTGGACTTCCTTCTGGCGTCGGTTCAGGGCGTGGTCCACGGCGTGCTGGGGATGGAGATGGAGCCGCAGGTGGACCGGCCGTACCTGGCGTCGTCGCTGCGGGATTTCTGGGGCAAGCGGTGGAACCTCATGGTGCCCGCCATCCTCCGGCCGTCCGTGTACGGCCCGGTGCGCGCGCGCTTCGGCGTCGCGGCCGGCGTCCTGGCGTCGTTCCTCGTCTCCGGGCTCATGCACGAGCTCATCTTCTACTACCTCATGTGGCAGCCGCCCAGTGGCGACGTGGCCGCGTTCTTTGTGCTCAATGGAGCGTGCGCCGCGGCGGAGGCGTGGTGGGGGCGGCATGCCGGGTGGTGGCGCCCGccgcgggcggtggcggtgccgctcACGCTGGCGTTCGTCGGCGGGACGGGGTTCTGgctcttcttcccggccttgatcaggGGCGGCCTCGACGAGCTTATGCTGCAGGATTTCCAGGGGATGCTGGCGCTCATGGAGCAGGCCGGCCGGTGGCTTGCCGAACGTGTGCTGTGACGTGCCCCATGGGAAATATATACTTGTACTAGGATAaatccgtgcgttgctacgggtcaaATCAGTAATCCAATATATTTCATTTCAAATAATATACTATTAAGATTTGAAAATTGCAAGTATAGTCATAATTGATGATTTAaatcttgtaagaaaataaaaaaactacCTAGTAGGATTAACCAAAGCTGATAGCATAGACATCAATTCACCCAAATTGATAGCACAAAAATAACATAAATTAGATGAGAAAAGAAGATTGCAAAATTTCGATCAACAAGAACTAAAGCGAGAAGAACGAGATGCAACCTTCAgtgtttttttttgcttctgtATCAAGGCACCGTGGATCTTCTATAGATTTGCTAGACATCCAGCTAGATCGTGGATTACTTGTTGGCCCCGTGTCATTCGGGGCAGTGTCATCGGCTTGC contains:
- the LOC124694377 gene encoding probable long-chain-alcohol O-fatty-acyltransferase 4; this translates as MPTALMDGELGSLLKVSAAVWAAMSYARVAAARTSPGAGRLAALMPAVVLFYGIPFAFTTAGFRGISGFFLSWLGTFKLFLLAAGRGPLDPSLPLPQFVCSASLPVKLRQSTSSGKAKKQDPASAATKILLSGGLIPFILYAFQFREVMSRWQLLLLYTTLIYFAVDFLLASVQGVVHGVLGMEMEPQVDRPYLASSLRDFWGKRWNLMVPAILRPSVYGPVRARFGVAAGVLASFLVSGLMHELIFYYLMWQPPSGDVAAFFVLNGACAAAEAWWGRHAGWWRPPRAVAVPLTLAFVGGTGFWLFFPALIRGGLDELMLQDFQGMLALMEQAGRWLAERVL